Proteins from one Sporocytophaga myxococcoides genomic window:
- a CDS encoding sensor histidine kinase, with protein sequence MIHRIHNVSYKVFSLNAVEQDFVHYDSKKPTYHFTHTSAYIRKHRQLIEEIHFTIESLLNEFLLKENESMKLQLKEVVREIEDYQRTFGVLVKMIEKRGTHIYGLEGELRKRKETLQKYRSFIGAEIFESLMQNEKDYFISKDSLYVFNNEYLISESKKGVMKIKEIPLGIEENVSLALDDYLKTFKDVVLVERSIGYSNEAGLLGRLIVHNQKIRELMTGIENETVVFNESLKDDLKKMLFGILFICILISLGLSFFFSSMLTRPIRTLTTELERVVKSNFTDGFRDIKFSDKDEVGILSRRFISMVTTIQDGMKEIKEYSKKIERQNVALLKSELDFRSTFEQAAVGIAHIDFNGTILRVNKKLCEILDFSSEELLHLNASRKFIRDTIEMNGEQYGKLLLNAAEYITLEQQIKHRSGKMIWVYLTCSMKFDKYGIPEYQIWVVQDISERKKAESELLYKNQELDTFCYKVSHDLKGPVASLKGLCSTARLEIKDPLAVEYFSQIDSTLIRLNEIIYNLIELTKIKEGQVDLTLIEPEILIKNALVILQKTDYMQKIDIAIDTYAVNELFSDYRYLNTIFLNLLENALKYSKNQEDSFIRITIADHKKGILITFEDNGIGIEREFQAKVFDMFFRATDYSKGSGLGLYLVKNAVEKVNGTIDLKSEAGKGTTFFVYLPNLIKNELKATAKLN encoded by the coding sequence ATGATTCACAGAATACATAATGTTTCATACAAAGTGTTTTCTCTGAATGCTGTAGAGCAGGATTTCGTCCATTATGATTCAAAAAAGCCGACCTACCATTTTACTCATACTAGTGCATATATAAGAAAGCATAGGCAACTTATTGAAGAAATACACTTCACAATAGAAAGTCTATTAAACGAATTTCTTCTTAAAGAAAATGAATCAATGAAACTTCAGTTAAAAGAAGTAGTGCGTGAGATCGAAGATTATCAAAGAACATTTGGAGTTCTGGTAAAAATGATTGAAAAAAGAGGGACCCACATCTACGGGCTGGAAGGAGAGTTGAGGAAAAGAAAGGAAACTTTGCAAAAATACAGATCTTTCATTGGTGCAGAAATATTTGAAAGCCTCATGCAAAATGAAAAAGATTATTTTATTTCTAAAGATTCATTATATGTATTTAATAATGAATACCTGATCAGTGAATCGAAAAAGGGTGTAATGAAGATTAAAGAAATTCCCCTGGGCATTGAGGAAAATGTCAGTCTTGCATTGGATGATTACTTGAAGACATTTAAAGATGTAGTGTTAGTCGAACGTTCAATAGGTTATAGCAATGAAGCGGGGTTGTTGGGTAGGCTTATAGTGCATAATCAAAAAATAAGAGAGCTCATGACTGGCATAGAGAATGAGACTGTTGTGTTCAACGAAAGTCTGAAAGATGATTTAAAGAAAATGTTGTTTGGGATACTATTCATCTGCATCCTGATTTCACTGGGCTTAAGTTTTTTCTTTTCTTCAATGCTCACTAGGCCAATCAGAACTTTAACAACAGAGCTTGAGCGTGTGGTTAAAAGCAATTTTACTGATGGTTTCAGGGATATTAAATTTTCAGATAAAGATGAAGTAGGAATTTTAAGCAGGAGATTTATTTCTATGGTTACAACTATACAGGATGGTATGAAGGAGATTAAGGAATATTCCAAGAAAATAGAAAGACAAAATGTCGCCTTACTGAAAAGTGAACTTGATTTCAGATCTACTTTTGAACAAGCTGCTGTGGGTATTGCGCATATAGATTTTAACGGGACAATATTAAGAGTAAACAAAAAGCTTTGCGAAATATTAGATTTTAGTTCAGAGGAACTACTCCATCTTAATGCTTCCAGAAAATTCATAAGAGATACTATAGAGATGAATGGAGAGCAGTATGGCAAGCTGTTGCTCAATGCTGCGGAGTACATAACGCTTGAGCAACAGATTAAGCATCGTTCTGGTAAGATGATCTGGGTATATTTAACTTGTTCTATGAAGTTTGATAAATATGGAATACCTGAATATCAGATCTGGGTAGTTCAGGATATCTCTGAGAGAAAGAAGGCAGAGTCAGAGTTATTGTATAAAAATCAGGAATTAGATACGTTCTGTTATAAGGTATCACACGATCTCAAAGGTCCTGTTGCTTCACTTAAAGGCTTATGTTCTACAGCCAGATTGGAGATTAAAGATCCGCTTGCAGTTGAATATTTCTCTCAGATAGATTCAACGCTTATCAGGCTTAATGAAATTATATATAATCTTATTGAACTTACTAAAATAAAAGAAGGACAGGTTGATCTTACTCTTATCGAGCCTGAAATTCTTATAAAGAATGCATTGGTAATACTTCAGAAAACTGATTACATGCAGAAGATAGATATTGCCATTGATACTTATGCTGTTAATGAATTATTCAGCGATTACAGATATCTTAATACGATATTTCTAAATCTTCTTGAAAATGCTTTAAAATATTCAAAGAATCAGGAGGATTCATTTATAAGAATCACTATTGCAGATCATAAAAAAGGAATATTAATTACTTTTGAAGATAATGGAATTGGTATAGAACGAGAGTTTCAGGCAAAAGTATTTGACATGTTTTTCAGAGCTACAGACTATTCTAAAGGGAGTGGTCTTGGACTTTACCTTGTAAAAAATGCAGTTGAGAAGGTGAACGGAACCATTGATCTTAAGAGTGAAGCAGGTAAAGGGACAACTTTTTTTGTTTATTTGCCTAACCTTATAAAAAATGAATTAAAGGCTACTGCAAAATTGAATTAA